A part of Neovison vison isolate M4711 chromosome 6, ASM_NN_V1, whole genome shotgun sequence genomic DNA contains:
- the GP9 gene encoding platelet glycoprotein IX — protein sequence MPAWGALLLLWAAAQATNDCPTECTCRALETMGLWVDCQGQGLTALPALPVHTRHLLLANNNLSSVPPGAFDHLPQLQILDVTQNPWHCDCSLTYLRLWLEDHTPEALLHVRCASPELATARPLGQLTGFELGSCGWQLPESWSYPELWWDVLLIVVAMLGLALLAGLLCTATEIFD from the coding sequence ATGCCTGCCTGGGGGGCCCTGTTGCTGCTCTGGGCTGCCGCACAAGCTACCAACGACTGCCCCACCGAGTGCACCTGCCGGGCCCTGGAAACCATGGGGCTGTGGGTGGACTGTCAGGGACAGGGGCTCACGGCCCTGCCCGCGCTGCCGGTCCACACCCGTCACCTCCTGCTGGCTAATAACAACCTGAGCTCTGTGCCCCCCGGCGCCTTCGACCACCTGCCCCAGCTGCAGATCCTCGACGTGACACAGAACCCCTGGCACTGTGACTGCAGCCTCACCTACCTGCGTCTCTGGCTGGAGGACCACACGCCTGAGGCCTTGCTGCATGTCCGCTGTGCCAGCCCCGAGCTTGCCACTGCCCGCCCGCTGGGCCAGCTCACGGGCTTTGAGCTGGGGAGCTGCGGCTGGCagctcccagagtcctggagcTACCCAGAGCTCTGGTGGGATGTGCTGCTGATTGTTGTGGCCATGCTGGGCCTGGCTCTCCTGGCCGGCCTCCTGTGCACTGCTACAGAGATCTTTGACTGA